The Haloarcula laminariae genomic sequence GAGTCCGAGGACCGCAAAGAGACCCGCGCCGGGGCCGCCGCCGGTCTGCTGTTCCTGCTGTCCGGTAAGTCCCGTATCGACGGGCGCGGAGAAGGTCTCCCTGGTCCGCTCGCCGTCGACGAGGTAGCTCACTTCGAGCGGAATCGAGGAGACGTTACCGGTTGCCCGTGCCGTCAGGTCGAAGGAGCTGAAGTCGCTCCCCGGCACTTCACCGACGAAGAAGTCCCTGTTGGGGGCCGCCGGTTCGACGTTCTCCGACGGGACCACGCGGACGATGACGCTCCGCGCCGTCGTCGTCCCGACGTTGCTGGTGCTTCCCGTGATCTGGAACACCCCGTCCTCCCGGGTCACGTCCAGCCCGGTCAGTTCGATAGCGGCGGGCGTCGCCCGGAGCGTGGTGCTCGTGTTGACCGAGCGCTGGACGGTGCCGCTCTCGTACTCGGCCGTGACGACCACGTCGGCGCGTGGCTCGGAGAGCGTCGTGTTGAGCCGGACCTGCTTCGTCGAGCGCGCGGGGACCGAATCGACTATCGTCTGGCTGACAGTCGCGTTCTCGGAGACGCCGGAGACCACAACCTCATCCGCCGGCGTGTTCCCCTGATTGACGATGTCCACGGTGAGGGTCTGTTCGGTACCGCTGCCCGACCGCGACGTTTCGAGGACGACCCCGCGGCGAGCGGGGTCGGTCTCTATCGTCTGGTTCTGTGTCACCGTCCGCTCGGTGCCGCCGGGGAGCGTGTAGGTGACGGTCGAGGTCAGTTCGTTGTTGCCGGCGCGCTGGGGACGGAAGCGGAAGTCGGCGGTGGCCGTCCCGCCCTGTTCGAGCGAGGCGAACACCGAGCGGTCGTCGAACACGGTGACGCCGTCGCCCGAGACGCTCACCTCGACGTTCGAGACGCTCGTGTCGAGCCCGTTGGCGACCCGCACCGACCCGTTCGACGCCACGCCGGCGACCGAGTCGTTGGTCTGGACGTCTATCTGTGGATGGCGCTCCTGTACGGAGAGCGAGACGGGGTATCGGAGCTGTATCGACTCGCCGGTGTTCGCGTTCCGGGCGTCGACGTGAATCCGCAGGTCGCGGGTGCCCGGCTCCTCGAACGCGTGGGTCAGCGGGACCGTGATTTCAGCACCGGGCGAGAGGGTCCCGAGGTTCTGGGCTCGTGTGTAGACGGGGAGTCCCTGTCCCTTACTGGGGCGCAGTTCGACTCGCTCGATTACCATCGCGTCGCCGCTGCCCTGGAGATTCCGGACCGTCGGCGTGAACGTGACCGACTCGTTGGGGGCGGGGCTCTGCGGTGAGACCGTGACACCGGTGATAGAGGCGTTCACCTGTGCACCGGCGGCCATTGCCGGCAGGGCCGCCAGGACAATCAGCGCGGCGACTACCAGTCGACGCACAGCATCCCTCCGTCGGCTCGAACACTGTGCTGTCGGCGGAGACGGGTGGAGGACGCCTCTGCGGGGGCAATTCGCATACCTTGGCTTGACAAGGTGATATAATAAATCCGACGGACCGTGTAAGCGAGCGCCGCAATGGGGTGGCGCCTGTGCCGTCTGTCCGACTCCGAGTGCGGCTACGACGCGCCGAACCGGTCTCTCATTGCGGAATCGCTTCGACGAGCCGTTCGAACTGCTGGCGGTACTGGGCCTCGGCGCGGGCCCTGACCAGCCCGGAGTCGTCGTCGAAGACGGACTCGAAGCCGGCCATCCGCCAGAGCAGGGTCGAGAGCTGATACAGCGGCCGCCGGTCGGCGTAGCCTTCGTCGAACGCCATCGGCCGGTGTTCGGTGTACCCCTCGTGGAACTCCGAGCGCAGTCCCTCCCGTACCTCGGGGTCGGTAACCGAGGAGTCGATAAAGAGGAACTCCGTCTGGGCGAGGTTGTACTCCGGCAGGGCCGCGAGCACGTCCTGCCAGTCCAGCACGGCCGTAATCGGCCGCTCGGTGCCGGCCTCGAACAGCAGGTTCGCCGGCCGGAAGTCGTCGTGGACCAGCCGGGGGACGCCGTCCTCGGGGACGTACTCCAGGGCCGGCTCTATCGTCTCCAGCGCACGACCCTTGACGTCCGCGAAGGGCGTCTCGTCCAGCCGGGAGAGGTGGGCCCGCGTGAGCCGCTCGAAGTACTCCCGCCAGCTTCCCATCCAGTCCCGGACGATGAGCCGGCCGTCGTGGAGGTCGAGGCGGCCGAAGGCCTCGAAGCCGATTTCCGAGTGGAGGTCGCCCAGGATGTGACCGGCCTGGCGCATGACCCGGCGGCGGTCCTCCGGCGAGAGCGTCGCGAACTCCGTCGCGAGGTTCTCTCCGTGGACCCGCTCGGTGACGAAGTAAGGGGGCACGTCGACCGCGGGCTCCCGCTTGAACACGAGAATGCGAGGGACGGGCACGTCCGTGCGGTTGGCGACGTACTCGTGGAGTTTCGGCTCGATGTCGAAGGGGATGTCACCGGCCGGTTTGAACTTCACTACCACCTCGTACTGCTCGCCGCCGTGGTCGAGTGTCACCATGTAGACGTCGCTCTGGTGACCGCCTCCGGGGGTCTCGAACGTGAACCCGTCGTAGTCCGGCCCCGACTCCTCGAGGACAGCGCGGATATCGGCTTCCGGCGTCGACACTGTCGGCGGCTACGCGGGTTGGTTAGATAAAACTGTCAGTGTCGCCGCCGTCGGGTCCCGCGACTCACGTCTCGACTTCGACACCGGTAATCTCGAAGTGCGCGCCGCCCGCGTCGCTGCTGGTCACGCGTATCTCCCAGCCGTGGGCCGCGACGATTTCGGTCACGATAGACAGCCCAAGCCCCGTCCCGTCGCTCGACGTGGAGAAGCCCGATTCGAGGACGGCTTCGCGGTCCGCCACGGGGATGCCGATGCCGTCGTCGGCGACGAAGAACCCGGCGTCCCCGTCGAGGACGCCGAGGCGGATTTCGACGCCGTCGCCGCCGTGTTCCACGGCGTCCTGACGGGCTTGTGAGTCAGGGCTCGCGGAACCGTGTTCCACGGCGTTCCGGAAGAGGTTCTCCAGCAGTTGCTGGAACCGCGTGCCGTCGGCCAGGACGGTCCCGTCGCTCTCGACGGTGAGCGTCGACGGGCCCGAGTCGACGACGTCCCAGGCGTCCGCCGCGGCCGCGGAGAGCGTGACGCGTTCCCGCTCGGCTATCGACTGGCCTTGCCGGGCGAGCGCGAGGACGTCCTCGATGAGCACCTCCATCCGGTCGAGGGCGCGGGCCGTCGCGGCGAGATGTTCGTCGTCCCCTTGCTCGCGGAGGAAGGCGATGCGTCCCTGCGCGACGTTCAGCGGGTTCCGAAGGTCGTGTGAGACCATCCCCGCGAACTGCTCCAGGCGCTCGTTCTGTCGCTCCAGTTCCCGGCGGTACTCCTCGCGTTCGGTCACGTCGGTGAGCGTCACCGAGCGCCCGAGGCGGCTCCCGTCGGTCGTGAACGACCTGACGCCGAGGCGGTAGTACCGGCGGCCCGCCTCGGTGTCGAGTTCCAGGACGTCGTCGTTTTCGGCCCCGTCGAGGAACGAACCGAGCCCGGGGTCCGCCGACTCGACGGTGTCGCCCGCTTCGAGCGCCGGGAACAGCTCGCCGGCGTTCACGTTGAAGTCGCGCACCCGCCCGTCGTCGCCGAGCACGATGACCGGGTCGTCCTGTTCGCCGGTCAACTGCACGGTCTGGAAGTCCTCGACGAAGACGAACAACACGCCGACGGCGAAGGCGGCCACGCCGAGCGGCTCGTACGTGATGTTGAGTACCGTCGGGCTCACGATGGCGAGCGCATCGAGGACTATCGGGAGTCCGGTGAGACCGACCAGCCCCAGCAGCGGCGTGGTGTCGTGGCCCACCTGACGGAACAGCTCGAACAGCATGAAATAGCCGACAATCGAGAGGGAATAGGCCAGCCCCATCGCGAGCCAGTGCAGTTCTTGTGAGACGATAGAGAGGTGGGGGAACGGCGTGAGCAACACCTCCGCGCGGTAGTATCGGTGGTGCAGCGGGTTCGTGAGCTTCACGAGCGAGATAGCAATGAACACGCCGACTGCGGCCCGGCGTATCGGGACGGACTTGTGGAGACTGCGGCCGGTGTAGGCCGAACAGAAGTACAGCCACGGTCCCACAGTACTGAGTCCGACCAACAGCCCGACGTGATAGAACACGAGTTTGAGCGTCACTGTCGGTGCGAGGAGGAAGCCGAGGTGGGCGACCGACCAGCACCCGCTCGTCAACAGGAGAGCGACGAGCCCCTTTCGCGTCCCCTCGTGCCCGATAGCGCGAGCCCGCGGGACGCTCGCGAAGCAGGCGGCCGCCGCGGCGCCGAAGAGGAGTACGTAGCCCAGAAGATACGCGTTGGCGGCAGTGGGACTGTCTAGTATCAAAACAACGGCTAGCCGTACGGTTCGTGACGATAAAATCGTTGCTACTGTGCACCCAAGTCGGTGCAAGTCGCTCGCTCCGGGACGAGCGCAGAATCGGGGCCGCTGGTCGAGCGCGGACACTGTGGCGAGCGCCGCACCGACCGACTGCGACGCCGGCGGCGACACTCGCTTAGGGGCCGCCCCCGAAGGCCGGACATGGTCGAACTCAGACTCATCGCGGGCGTGGCTCGCACCGGCGCCATCGGCGACGGCGAGACTATCCCGTGGCACTACGACGAGGACGAACGGCAGTACAAGGACCGCGTCGCGGGCCACCCCGTCGTCGTCGGCCGCAAGACCCACCAGGGGATGAGCCGGGTCCGGGGAACCCACCCCGTCGTCGTCACTGGGAGCCCCGACGAGTACGCGGAAGCCGACGCCACGTTCGTCTCGACCGTCCGGGACGCCGTCGACGCCGTCGCGGCCGAGGGCGAGGTGGGTTACGTCATCGGTGGCCAGTCTGTCTACGCGATGTTTCTCCCCTACGCCGAGCGAGCCTACGTCTCGGAACTGCCGGAGCGACAGGTCGCGAGCCGGGTGTTCCCCTACCTCGGGACGAACTGGTCGGTGACCGGCCGCCGCGAGTACGACCAGTTCGCCGTCGTCGAGTACGAAAACGAGGCCCCGCTCGCCCCCTCCGAGGCGCCCGCCTGAGCGCCGGCAGGGTCGGCCCGTCCCGACCGTCACCGGTGCCGGAAGCGCCAACGCTTACCGTCCCGAGTCCCAGGAAC encodes the following:
- a CDS encoding phosphotransferase family protein, whose protein sequence is MSTPEADIRAVLEESGPDYDGFTFETPGGGHQSDVYMVTLDHGGEQYEVVVKFKPAGDIPFDIEPKLHEYVANRTDVPVPRILVFKREPAVDVPPYFVTERVHGENLATEFATLSPEDRRRVMRQAGHILGDLHSEIGFEAFGRLDLHDGRLIVRDWMGSWREYFERLTRAHLSRLDETPFADVKGRALETIEPALEYVPEDGVPRLVHDDFRPANLLFEAGTERPITAVLDWQDVLAALPEYNLAQTEFLFIDSSVTDPEVREGLRSEFHEGYTEHRPMAFDEGYADRRPLYQLSTLLWRMAGFESVFDDDSGLVRARAEAQYRQQFERLVEAIPQ
- a CDS encoding sensor histidine kinase, encoding MILDSPTAANAYLLGYVLLFGAAAAACFASVPRARAIGHEGTRKGLVALLLTSGCWSVAHLGFLLAPTVTLKLVFYHVGLLVGLSTVGPWLYFCSAYTGRSLHKSVPIRRAAVGVFIAISLVKLTNPLHHRYYRAEVLLTPFPHLSIVSQELHWLAMGLAYSLSIVGYFMLFELFRQVGHDTTPLLGLVGLTGLPIVLDALAIVSPTVLNITYEPLGVAAFAVGVLFVFVEDFQTVQLTGEQDDPVIVLGDDGRVRDFNVNAGELFPALEAGDTVESADPGLGSFLDGAENDDVLELDTEAGRRYYRLGVRSFTTDGSRLGRSVTLTDVTEREEYRRELERQNERLEQFAGMVSHDLRNPLNVAQGRIAFLREQGDDEHLAATARALDRMEVLIEDVLALARQGQSIAERERVTLSAAAADAWDVVDSGPSTLTVESDGTVLADGTRFQQLLENLFRNAVEHGSASPDSQARQDAVEHGGDGVEIRLGVLDGDAGFFVADDGIGIPVADREAVLESGFSTSSDGTGLGLSIVTEIVAAHGWEIRVTSSDAGGAHFEITGVEVET
- a CDS encoding dihydrofolate reductase; amino-acid sequence: MVELRLIAGVARTGAIGDGETIPWHYDEDERQYKDRVAGHPVVVGRKTHQGMSRVRGTHPVVVTGSPDEYAEADATFVSTVRDAVDAVAAEGEVGYVIGGQSVYAMFLPYAERAYVSELPERQVASRVFPYLGTNWSVTGRREYDQFAVVEYENEAPLAPSEAPA